Proteins from a genomic interval of uncultured Methanocorpusculum sp.:
- the pheT gene encoding phenylalanine--tRNA ligase subunit beta yields the protein MPIVKLNNEYLTRLTGTDIETIRASLPMMGSEVEREDEEQTDAQFFPNRPDLYSAEGTARALRGYLGIETGLPTYEVKPSGLSFSVDPNLANIRPYLGSAVIRNVHMDNAMIESLMGLQESLHWAVGRGRKKVAIGVHDLDRIEAPFSYIAADRKTTFVPLDYDVEMTMEEILAEHPKGKAYAKIVEEFEKFPMITDAKGRVCSFPPIINGELTRVTEDTQNILLDVTGIEPRAVGIAVKILCAAFVEMGATVESVEIDGVVSPDLRPEKRIVSVSECSKLTGIPMTASQMTELLMKMRFGAEVVDEDTVSVEIPCYRADIMHDHDVYEDAAIAYGYDKIETSLPPSFTVGKPHPVQKLYSLVRNIMVGLSYIENTPFTLTSGDVSYNLMHRPENPAALHVLHPISEDQTIIRTDILPLLMESLSINRSRELPQRIFACGDVVENLVTYPKMAAASIHTAADFSEIYAVMDAFCRMMSIEYEVRDSADEAFIPGRRGDIYVSSKKIGVFGEINPDVLVGFGLEHQAVAFEMDLREFVSSE from the coding sequence ATGCCAATAGTAAAACTCAATAATGAATATCTGACACGCCTGACTGGTACGGATATAGAAACAATCCGCGCAAGCCTTCCCATGATGGGATCCGAGGTGGAACGCGAGGATGAAGAACAGACGGATGCCCAGTTCTTCCCGAACCGTCCGGATCTTTACAGTGCTGAAGGTACGGCACGTGCTCTTCGCGGATATCTGGGAATTGAAACTGGCCTTCCGACATACGAAGTCAAACCGTCCGGCCTATCCTTCAGCGTGGATCCGAACCTGGCAAACATCCGGCCGTATCTTGGATCTGCAGTCATCAGAAATGTCCATATGGACAATGCGATGATCGAATCCCTGATGGGCCTGCAGGAGTCCCTCCACTGGGCAGTCGGCCGCGGCCGCAAGAAGGTTGCGATCGGCGTACACGATCTCGACCGAATCGAAGCACCGTTCTCCTACATCGCGGCAGACCGGAAAACAACATTCGTTCCGCTCGATTACGATGTAGAAATGACGATGGAAGAGATCCTTGCCGAGCATCCGAAAGGAAAAGCCTATGCAAAGATCGTGGAAGAGTTCGAGAAATTCCCGATGATCACCGATGCGAAAGGCAGAGTCTGTTCCTTCCCCCCAATCATCAATGGTGAATTGACCAGAGTTACGGAGGATACGCAGAATATTCTTCTGGATGTTACCGGAATCGAACCGCGTGCAGTCGGAATTGCAGTAAAAATCCTTTGTGCAGCATTCGTCGAGATGGGGGCCACAGTCGAATCAGTGGAGATTGATGGTGTTGTCTCGCCAGATCTTCGTCCGGAAAAGCGGATCGTTTCCGTCTCCGAATGCAGCAAACTCACCGGCATCCCTATGACCGCATCCCAGATGACCGAACTTCTTATGAAGATGCGGTTCGGCGCCGAGGTGGTTGATGAGGACACCGTTTCCGTCGAAATCCCCTGTTATCGGGCCGATATCATGCATGATCATGATGTGTATGAAGATGCGGCGATTGCCTATGGATATGATAAGATCGAGACGAGTCTGCCGCCGAGCTTCACTGTCGGAAAACCGCACCCGGTCCAGAAACTCTACAGTCTCGTCAGAAATATTATGGTCGGCCTGTCGTATATCGAGAACACGCCGTTCACGCTGACAAGCGGAGATGTCTCCTACAATCTGATGCACAGACCGGAGAACCCGGCAGCTCTGCATGTTCTTCACCCGATCAGCGAGGATCAGACGATTATTCGAACCGACATCCTGCCGCTTCTGATGGAATCACTCTCGATCAACCGTTCCCGCGAACTTCCGCAGAGGATCTTTGCATGCGGCGACGTGGTGGAGAATCTGGTCACCTATCCGAAGATGGCGGCGGCTTCTATCCACACAGCTGCGGACTTCTCGGAAATTTACGCGGTGATGGATGCATTCTGCCGGATGATGTCAATCGAGTATGAGGTGCGTGATTCTGCAGACGAAGCATTTATTCCCGGACGACGCGGAGATATCTATGTGTCCAGCAAGAAGATAGGTGTCTTTGGCGAGATCAATCCCGATGTGCTCGTCGGATTCGGACTTGAACATCAAGCCGTCGCCTTCGAGATGGATCTGAGAGAGTTCGTCTCAAGCGAGTAA
- a CDS encoding ABC transporter ATP-binding protein, whose amino-acid sequence MTPTISADNISVRYGDHRVIEQFSLAVDQGGFIGILGPNGCGKTTFLRALSRILKPDQGAVFIEGLDAESYDSRTLAKTIGCVGQETDVAFPFTVREIVLMGRYPHIGKLAPLSPKDLAIADEAMKTTNTLHLADRLITEVSGGERQRVLIARTLTQQPKILLLDEPTSHLDINHQIEIMDLIRDLTPKITVIGVFHDLNLASYFCDLIVLMKQGKILAVGTPMEVLTPEKIRESFSVGMMVSIHPLTGKPHLIPEYGVHPTSASTRIHVISGGGTGTEILHTLCLHGFTVSAGVLAANDSDCLAAVKLGLETIIEPPFAVVSDMSLQKLKKMLADADKIVVTGMPVGHGNLANLKALTEVSAPVYLIGEGEDYTDGEATRIRRTLLENGAVVVSTITALMKILYG is encoded by the coding sequence ATGACGCCAACGATTTCGGCAGACAATATTTCTGTGAGATACGGGGACCATCGTGTTATCGAACAGTTCTCTCTCGCCGTCGATCAGGGCGGATTCATCGGGATCCTCGGGCCGAACGGATGCGGCAAGACAACATTTCTGCGTGCCCTGTCCAGAATATTGAAACCGGATCAGGGAGCGGTTTTCATTGAAGGACTGGATGCAGAATCATACGATTCCCGCACGCTCGCAAAAACGATCGGATGCGTCGGGCAGGAAACAGACGTCGCATTTCCATTCACGGTACGGGAGATCGTTCTTATGGGCAGATATCCGCATATTGGAAAACTCGCCCCATTATCTCCAAAAGATCTGGCTATCGCCGATGAAGCGATGAAAACCACAAACACGCTTCATCTCGCAGATAGGCTGATAACCGAGGTTTCGGGCGGGGAACGACAGCGTGTCCTGATTGCAAGAACGCTGACCCAGCAGCCGAAGATCCTCCTTCTTGACGAACCGACATCCCATCTCGATATCAATCATCAGATAGAGATCATGGACTTAATTCGGGATCTTACGCCGAAGATCACGGTCATTGGCGTATTTCACGATTTAAATCTGGCATCATACTTCTGCGATCTGATCGTTCTGATGAAGCAGGGTAAAATTCTCGCTGTCGGAACCCCCATGGAGGTCCTGACACCGGAAAAAATCCGGGAAAGTTTTTCTGTAGGAATGATGGTTTCAATCCATCCGCTTACCGGAAAACCGCACCTCATTCCGGAGTACGGCGTTCACCCGACATCCGCCTCCACCCGCATTCATGTAATCTCCGGGGGAGGAACCGGAACCGAGATCCTCCACACCTTATGTCTGCACGGGTTTACCGTCTCCGCAGGCGTGCTGGCGGCGAACGACTCGGACTGTCTTGCAGCCGTCAAACTTGGGCTGGAAACGATCATCGAACCGCCGTTTGCCGTCGTGAGTGATATGTCTCTCCAAAAACTGAAGAAGATGCTTGCCGACGCGGATAAAATCGTGGTTACCGGCATGCCGGTAGGTCATGGGAATCTGGCTAATCTAAAAGCTCTCACCGAAGTCTCCGCGCCAGTGTATCTGATTGGCGAAGGGGAAGATTACACTGACGGCGAAGCGACACGGATCCGCAGAACTCTTCTCGAGAACGGGGCAGTGGTTGTATCCACCATCACTGCTCTTATGAAGATACTGTACGGATGA
- a CDS encoding ABC transporter substrate-binding protein, whose amino-acid sequence MKQVRILLIFLLVLAVFSGTALGWTPVTITDDAGFESTIETQPETIVSLAPTNTEIIFALGLGDKVVGVTEYCNYPEEALTKPKMGGYSTINVEKIVAANPDIIFANPKNGQENIDSLRQLGYTVIVIQSDSVEGTYDAIRMIGTCTGTTSETESIISDMQIRIQAITDKLTDVTEKPTVMHAMSVESFWVSGSNTFQNELITLAGGTNAFSDVQGWGVITLEKLLTTDPEIILVDSGSKMGTTGENTLQKAFLTEPQLSGITAVKNKAVYVMDSDTFDRGGPRIVISLEQLAQILHPEIFGEYAEPGSTVASPGFGAILIIAGLIGGLFVYRRI is encoded by the coding sequence ATGAAACAGGTACGAATACTTCTGATTTTCCTGCTGGTCCTTGCCGTTTTTTCCGGTACTGCCCTTGGATGGACCCCGGTGACCATCACCGATGACGCGGGCTTTGAATCTACAATCGAGACACAGCCTGAAACCATCGTCTCTCTTGCTCCAACAAACACAGAGATAATCTTTGCTCTCGGACTTGGGGACAAGGTCGTGGGTGTCACTGAATACTGCAACTACCCGGAAGAGGCTTTGACAAAACCAAAAATGGGTGGATATTCTACCATTAATGTGGAAAAAATCGTTGCAGCAAATCCAGATATCATCTTTGCGAATCCAAAGAACGGACAGGAAAATATTGATTCTCTCCGCCAGCTTGGATACACGGTCATCGTAATCCAGTCTGACAGTGTGGAAGGGACGTATGATGCGATTCGAATGATCGGAACATGTACCGGTACAACCTCTGAGACAGAGTCCATCATATCGGACATGCAGATCCGTATTCAGGCAATAACAGATAAACTCACAGACGTGACTGAAAAACCAACGGTTATGCACGCAATGAGTGTCGAGTCGTTTTGGGTTTCAGGTTCGAATACATTCCAGAACGAACTGATCACACTTGCAGGCGGAACCAATGCCTTTTCCGACGTGCAAGGCTGGGGAGTAATAACTCTGGAAAAACTGCTCACAACCGATCCGGAAATCATTCTGGTTGACTCGGGTTCAAAGATGGGAACTACCGGCGAAAACACACTGCAGAAAGCTTTCCTAACCGAACCGCAGCTCAGCGGTATTACTGCAGTAAAGAACAAGGCAGTTTATGTCATGGATTCTGATACCTTCGATAGAGGGGGACCAAGAATCGTTATCTCTTTAGAGCAGCTTGCACAGATCCTTCATCCGGAAATCTTCGGTGAATACGCTGAACCTGGATCGACGGTAGCTTCCCCCGGGTTTGGAGCAATACTGATAATTGCCGGTCTTATCGGTGGTCTCTTCGTCTACAGACGGATATGA
- a CDS encoding sugar phosphate isomerase/epimerase: MNEVGISTNCVMQLSLERALAKLEPFTNLVEIQCDANHSLFRHASVLETFDLLYTIHAPTADGNIAEPFEPIRKASIAVIKETAEIADLVGAEKLVIHPGFCLDPTCREASVSALHTSIRELGNLQEDFSVRFVMENLGSMDCCYFQNTELVPELRAAGLGLTLDVGHANLTGTLDAFLQEKPDHLHLHDNKGISDEHAACGTGTVDFGKILPASRDATLILEVLRLEDVKPSLDYLASLGY; encoded by the coding sequence ATGAACGAAGTAGGCATCTCCACAAACTGCGTTATGCAGCTTTCGCTCGAACGTGCTCTGGCAAAACTGGAGCCGTTCACGAATCTCGTGGAGATCCAGTGCGACGCAAATCATTCCCTCTTTCGGCACGCATCCGTTCTGGAGACATTTGATCTGCTGTACACGATCCATGCGCCGACTGCCGACGGGAATATTGCCGAACCGTTTGAACCGATCCGCAAAGCAAGCATCGCAGTGATTAAAGAAACTGCAGAAATCGCAGACTTGGTGGGCGCGGAAAAACTGGTGATCCATCCGGGATTCTGCCTCGATCCAACATGCAGAGAGGCGTCAGTCTCCGCTCTGCACACATCAATTCGGGAGCTTGGCAATCTTCAGGAAGATTTTTCCGTCCGGTTCGTCATGGAAAATCTCGGATCCATGGACTGCTGCTATTTTCAGAACACGGAACTTGTCCCGGAACTTCGTGCGGCGGGACTCGGGCTGACGCTGGATGTTGGACATGCAAACCTTACCGGAACGCTCGATGCATTTCTCCAGGAAAAACCGGACCATCTGCATCTCCACGACAATAAAGGAATTTCCGATGAACATGCCGCATGCGGGACGGGGACGGTGGATTTTGGAAAAATTCTTCCGGCAAGCAGAGACGCAACGCTAATTCTCGAAGTCCTCAGACTTGAAGATGTCAAGCCCAGTCTGGATTACCTGGCATCACTTGGATATTAA
- the alaS gene encoding alanine--tRNA ligase, translating to MLENEYQLEYFKENGFIRKICKKCGSAFWTLDPNREICGDAPCEPYQFIGNPIFTKHSLTEMREAYLSFFERQGHTRINRYPVAARWRDDIYLTIASIADFQPFVTSGVCPPPANPLTISQPCIRLNDLDNVGRSGRHFTCFEMMAHHAFNTDEKPIYWKDRCLELCSGFIESLGGNVFDLTYKENPWFGGGNAGPSVEVLMGGLEVATLVFMNLSRKNSGKPPVSIDGKDYYEMPLRIVDTGYGLERFTWASCGTPTAYDAVFPEMIPRILTSAGMEDRLENPEVERILGLNAKFAGLMDIRGEKIRDLRQQVADATNISVAKLEEIIVPMETVYALCDHTRCLAYMLGDLIVPSNVREGYLARLVLRRSIRMMQDLKLDEDLGDLVISQMKTIGLSNFEQDEDIVKHIINREVEKYDTTIERGTRTVQRVGQTYVKKNEPVPLADLITLYDSHGIPVDLMGKILKDTGAEFEIPDDFDSQIADMHSENETEKPVSPLAKYADRIAKIPETRKSFYERPSDMEFDATVLDIFDNYVVLDATLLYPEGGGQPSDTGMLVTKSTMVRVDEVVKSENVILHKVRENTLKRGDRVKGVLDEDRRWALMRHHSATHMVLRAAKEVLGPHVHQAGSQLSTDVARLDIRHYTHITPEELKQMETIANRLVMENLPTMVKIENRVKAEQKFGFALYQGGVPPGKDIRVVQMGAEVQACAGTHCQSTGEIGPIKILKLEHIQDGVERIEFAAGFAALDAMQHIQSLMNTSADTLSVQTENLPGSVDRFFTEWKDQRKEIEKLRAKIAELELSRIEGIDIGGVEVVIKQIDVSRKELVTVAGKIAERGGVTVLITTADGLGVVASSGNNKIHAGKLVNDVCAELGGKGGGKENLAQGAGVNPSAVGKALLKAESFIHAEFNS from the coding sequence ATGCTAGAAAACGAATATCAGCTTGAATACTTCAAAGAAAACGGATTCATCCGCAAAATCTGTAAAAAATGCGGCAGTGCATTCTGGACACTTGATCCAAACCGGGAGATTTGCGGGGATGCACCCTGCGAACCATATCAGTTCATTGGAAATCCTATTTTCACCAAACACAGCCTTACGGAAATGCGGGAGGCTTATCTCTCCTTCTTCGAGAGACAGGGCCACACGAGAATCAACAGATATCCGGTAGCCGCAAGATGGCGTGACGACATCTATTTGACCATTGCATCGATCGCAGACTTTCAGCCGTTCGTAACGAGCGGCGTATGCCCCCCGCCGGCAAACCCGCTGACGATTTCCCAGCCCTGCATCAGGCTGAACGATCTCGACAATGTCGGAAGATCCGGCAGGCACTTCACCTGCTTTGAGATGATGGCGCATCATGCCTTCAACACCGACGAGAAACCGATCTACTGGAAGGATCGCTGCCTCGAACTCTGCAGCGGGTTTATCGAGTCGCTTGGCGGAAACGTATTCGATCTCACCTACAAGGAAAATCCGTGGTTCGGCGGAGGAAATGCAGGACCAAGCGTCGAGGTCTTAATGGGTGGCCTCGAAGTAGCCACACTCGTTTTCATGAACCTGTCCCGTAAGAACTCCGGCAAACCGCCGGTCAGTATCGACGGCAAAGACTACTACGAGATGCCGCTGAGAATCGTCGATACAGGTTACGGTCTGGAACGCTTCACCTGGGCATCCTGCGGCACGCCGACCGCCTATGACGCGGTCTTCCCGGAGATGATTCCACGCATCCTCACCTCTGCAGGAATGGAGGATCGTCTGGAAAATCCCGAGGTCGAACGCATCTTAGGACTGAACGCCAAGTTTGCCGGCCTCATGGATATCCGCGGCGAAAAGATCCGGGACCTCAGACAGCAGGTGGCCGACGCGACCAACATCTCGGTTGCGAAACTCGAAGAGATCATCGTTCCTATGGAAACCGTGTATGCCCTGTGCGACCACACAAGATGTCTCGCGTACATGCTCGGCGACCTTATTGTTCCATCCAATGTCCGTGAAGGATATCTGGCCCGCCTCGTTCTGAGACGCAGCATCAGAATGATGCAGGACTTAAAGCTCGACGAGGATCTCGGCGATCTTGTGATCAGTCAGATGAAGACGATCGGTCTTTCCAACTTCGAGCAGGATGAGGATATCGTCAAGCATATCATCAACCGTGAGGTCGAGAAGTACGACACAACCATAGAACGCGGAACCAGAACCGTCCAGCGGGTTGGCCAGACCTACGTCAAGAAGAATGAACCAGTCCCACTCGCTGATCTGATCACGCTCTATGACTCACACGGCATTCCGGTCGATCTTATGGGTAAGATTCTGAAAGACACCGGCGCAGAGTTCGAGATCCCCGACGATTTCGATTCGCAGATCGCCGACATGCACTCCGAGAACGAGACGGAAAAGCCGGTCTCGCCGCTCGCGAAGTATGCGGACCGGATCGCCAAGATTCCAGAGACGCGCAAGAGTTTCTATGAACGTCCCTCCGACATGGAGTTCGATGCGACGGTCCTGGATATCTTCGACAACTACGTTGTTCTCGACGCTACCCTGTTATATCCCGAGGGAGGAGGACAGCCGTCCGATACCGGTATGCTTGTGACGAAATCGACGATGGTCCGTGTTGACGAAGTCGTGAAGTCGGAAAACGTGATCCTCCACAAGGTCCGGGAAAACACCCTGAAGCGTGGCGACAGAGTGAAAGGAGTTCTGGACGAGGACCGCCGGTGGGCACTTATGCGTCATCACTCGGCGACACATATGGTTCTGCGTGCCGCAAAGGAGGTGCTTGGTCCGCATGTCCACCAGGCCGGATCACAGCTCTCGACCGACGTCGCACGACTGGATATCCGTCACTACACCCACATCACGCCCGAAGAACTGAAACAGATGGAAACGATCGCCAACCGTCTGGTGATGGAGAATCTCCCGACGATGGTCAAGATCGAGAACAGAGTAAAGGCGGAACAGAAGTTCGGGTTTGCCCTTTATCAGGGAGGAGTCCCGCCCGGAAAGGACATTCGTGTCGTTCAGATGGGTGCCGAGGTTCAGGCATGCGCCGGAACGCACTGTCAGTCTACCGGTGAGATCGGCCCGATCAAGATCCTGAAACTGGAGCACATCCAGGATGGAGTAGAGCGTATCGAGTTTGCAGCCGGATTTGCGGCGCTTGATGCAATGCAGCACATCCAGAGTCTGATGAATACATCCGCAGACACCCTCTCGGTCCAGACGGAAAATCTCCCCGGATCAGTCGACCGGTTCTTCACCGAGTGGAAGGATCAACGTAAAGAGATCGAAAAACTTCGGGCAAAGATCGCAGAACTTGAACTATCACGGATCGAAGGCATCGATATCGGCGGAGTCGAGGTCGTTATCAAACAGATTGACGTTTCCAGAAAGGAGCTCGTGACGGTCGCAGGAAAGATCGCTGAGCGCGGAGGCGTGACGGTTTTGATCACAACCGCAGACGGACTTGGCGTCGTTGCCTCGTCAGGGAACAACAAAATCCATGCAGGCAAACTGGTCAATGACGTTTGCGCCGAACTCGGCGGAAAAGGCGGAGGAAAGGAAAATCTCGCTCAGGGCGCAGGAGTGAATCCGTCAGCCGTCGGCAAGGCGCTCCTCAAAGCCGAGTCGTTCATACATGCAGAATTCAATTCATAA
- a CDS encoding iron chelate uptake ABC transporter family permease subunit, with protein sequence MLRHPVLLLPVLLIVLLISIVLTTCIGVSGFSLLTFDSEMIRKLIFEVRLPRVIGALLVGGGLAATGCVMQGLFRNPMADPYIIGTSTGGALGAACAIVFLGGLLMPLFAFIGAAASTITVYLISQRNGRMAVETLLLSGIAVSLFLSAMLSFIMYLSGNSLHQIMFWMMGGFWNMYWEDVGLALLIPAAAVILYLFSRDLNVMALGEEEAIHLGVNTERTKKILLMVATFITAIAVSISGCIGFIGLIIPHIMRIFTGPDHIILLPASVLAGSILLMWADTFARTLPVEIPVGIVTAFLGAPFFIYLLRRRTRV encoded by the coding sequence ATGCTTCGCCACCCCGTTCTTCTCCTACCCGTGCTTCTCATCGTTCTGCTGATAAGCATTGTACTCACCACCTGCATTGGAGTGTCGGGGTTTTCTCTTCTCACCTTCGACTCGGAGATGATTCGGAAACTGATTTTTGAAGTTAGGCTCCCGCGGGTGATCGGAGCACTTCTAGTGGGAGGAGGGCTTGCCGCCACCGGCTGCGTGATGCAGGGACTGTTTAGAAATCCGATGGCAGACCCTTATATCATTGGAACTTCGACCGGCGGCGCTCTTGGAGCAGCATGTGCGATTGTTTTTCTCGGCGGATTACTCATGCCGCTCTTTGCCTTTATCGGAGCGGCCGCATCAACGATCACCGTGTATCTCATCTCGCAAAGAAACGGCCGGATGGCAGTCGAAACCCTGCTCTTGTCGGGAATCGCAGTTTCGCTTTTCCTTTCCGCCATGCTTTCCTTTATTATGTACCTTTCGGGAAACAGCCTTCACCAGATCATGTTCTGGATGATGGGCGGATTCTGGAACATGTACTGGGAAGATGTAGGACTCGCGCTCTTAATTCCGGCGGCAGCAGTGATTCTCTACCTCTTTTCTCGTGATCTGAACGTTATGGCGCTTGGAGAGGAGGAGGCGATTCATCTCGGCGTCAACACGGAGCGAACCAAAAAAATTCTGCTCATGGTCGCCACATTTATTACCGCCATCGCAGTATCCATATCGGGCTGCATTGGATTTATCGGACTCATAATTCCCCACATTATGCGGATCTTCACCGGCCCAGACCACATAATCCTTCTTCCGGCATCCGTGCTGGCTGGATCCATACTTCTCATGTGGGCCGACACCTTTGCCAGAACACTTCCCGTCGAAATCCCCGTTGGGATCGTTACCGCATTTCTTGGCGCTCCGTTCTTTATATACCTGCTTCGCCGGAGGACACGGGTATGA